From a single Anomaloglossus baeobatrachus isolate aAnoBae1 chromosome 4, aAnoBae1.hap1, whole genome shotgun sequence genomic region:
- the LOC142302625 gene encoding LOW QUALITY PROTEIN: E3 ubiquitin/ISG15 ligase TRIM25-like (The sequence of the model RefSeq protein was modified relative to this genomic sequence to represent the inferred CDS: deleted 1 base in 1 codon), with protein MASAILSEELLCSICLSLYTDPVTLRCGHNFCRECIDRVLDTQDGSGVYSCPECREEFKERPTLKRNITLCNVAERFLSSQPHQEEITGIRCTYCIHSPVPAVRSCLHCEASLCDNHLRVHSKGPEHVLTDPSTSLENRKCSVHKKILEYYCTEDAACICVYCSAGEHRGHRVEMLDEAFEKKKKNLRNVLQKLITNRKKTEERVQSLEENRRKAQDKASGEAEKVTALFKDIRRRVDDLEKKVLSEISRREQQMSQSLSDVIQKLEIKKDELSRKMRHIEELCNMTDPLTVLQEPETGDLCDPEEDGGDEDTGGHDEVMRTQGDMMEVMRTQGDMMEVMRTQEDMMEVMRTQEDMMEVMRTQEDMMEVMRTQEDMMEVMRTQEDMMEVMRTQEDMMEEIGVRS; from the exons ATGGCGTCCGCTATTCTGAGTGAagagctgctctgctccatctgtctgtccctgtatacagatcccgtaaccctgagatgtggacacaacttctgccgggaatgtattgatcgtgtgctggatacacaggacgggtctggagtttattcctgtcctgaatgtagagaaGAATTCAAGGAGCGTCCGACACTGAAGAGGAACATAACATTATGTAACGTAGCAGAACGTTTCCTGTCTTCTCAGCCACATCAGGAGgagatcaccgggatccgctgcacTTACTGTATTCACTCTCCTGTACCggctgttagatcctgtctacactgtgaggcttctctgtgtgataATCATCTGAGAGTTCACAGCAAAGGACCAGAACACGTCCTaactgatcccagcacttctctggagaaccggaaatgttctgtccataagaagatcctggaatattactgcactgaggacgctGCTTGTATCTGTGTTTATTGCTCAGCTGGAGAACATCGGGGACACCGGGTGGAGATGCTGGATGAGGCCTTTGAGAAAAAGAAGAAGAACCTGAGAAATGTTCTCCAGAAACTGATCACAAATAGAAAGAAGACTGAGGAAAgagtccagagtctggaggaaaacaGGAGAAAAGCTCAAGATAAAGCATCTGGAGAAGCCGagaaagtcactgctctgtttaaggacatcaggagacgggtggacgacctggagaagaaggtcctgagtgagatctccaggcgGGAACAGCAGATGTCACAGTCACTATCTGATGTGATCCAGAAGCTGGaaataaagaaggacgagctgtccaggaagatgaggcacattgaggagctgtgtaacatgactgatccactgactGTCCTACAGGAACCAGAaaccggggacttgtgtgatcctgaggaggacggaggtgatgaggacacagggggacatgat gaggtgatgaggacacagggggacatgatggaggtgatgaggacacagggggacatgatggaggtgatgaggacacaggaggacatgatggaggtgatgaggacacaggaggacatgatggaggtgatgaggacacaggaggacatgatggaggtgatgaggacacaggaggacatgatggaggtgatgaggacacaggaggacatgatggaggtgatgaggacacaggaggacatgatggaggagATCGGGGTGCGGAGCTGA